The DNA window AGTTAAAGCTGGAGATGTTAAATTAGCAGCTAAAAGGTTTATTAAGGAGTAGAAACGATAAATTTTAAAGGAAATATTTAATTTAAAGTTTGTAATAGTAAAATTAAGGAAATACCTTAAATAGAGTATTAAATAGCCTTAATAACTTAATTTTATAATTTTGAGGATTTTGGAGGTGAAAGTTAAATGGCGTATCTTGCTGGTCAACCGATCCTAATATTAAAGGAGGGTACCAGTAGAAAAAAAGGCAAAGATGCGCAAAAAGCAAATATAACTGCCGCTAGAATTATCGCTGAAACCGTGAAAACTACGCTTGGTCCTCGCGGTATGGATAAAATGCTTGTGGATAGCTTAGGT is part of the Candidatus Bathyarchaeota archaeon genome and encodes:
- a CDS encoding thermosome subunit, which codes for MAYLAGQPILILKEGTSRKKGKDAQKANITAARIIAETVKTTLGPRGMDKMLVDSLG